tatcaaaaaacaaacgaGTAAAGACATAAGATCCACACGCAATGTTGGGCTATCTGAAACTGGTGATTATTAGAATACGCATTGCGGCAATTCAGCGAATCTACTTTAACACAACTTCATTTATAGTCGACTTTTGCGCTGGTATTGTTTGTGCTGACAAAAAAAGGCATGTGCGGTGAGCGCAGCAGCCCGACAAAGGTGGTCAAAGACAGCGAGGACGATGGCTCCTATACGGCTGACTTGAGTGGCAGCTACGTCGCCGACAATGTGGGGCAGTATGTGGAAGACAATAAGGGTGTTTATCATCCTACCGGCGACGAGGGAAGGTGGTTGCCCGATGACATGGGTGTGTATCATGATGACCTAAAGTGGCGCTATATAGCGGATAACATTGGGGCATGGGTGCCAGACAACAGTGGAAATTATGATCCAGCGCAAggtaatacaaattaaatgttGCAAGTGTTACTTGTACGTGGTAATGGCAGTGGAGGGTGCGCGTGGGAACAGATGTGCGATAGGACAATTGGTGACATTATGGacaattttaattgattttgtactctgttttatattttagatGCTCTTGGTGCCTATCATCGAGACGACTCGGGTGTTTATCATGCGGATAACACAGGCG
The sequence above is drawn from the Anastrepha obliqua isolate idAnaObli1 chromosome 4, idAnaObli1_1.0, whole genome shotgun sequence genome and encodes:
- the LOC129246420 gene encoding uncharacterized protein LOC129246420 codes for the protein MLGYLKLSTFALVLFVLTKKGMCGERSSPTKVVKDSEDDGSYTADLSGSYVADNVGQYVEDNKGVYHPTGDEGRWLPDDMGVYHDDLKWRYIADNIGAWVPDNSGNYDPAQDALGAYHRDDSGVYHADNTGAYSEVYEKVH